From Danio rerio strain Tuebingen ecotype United States chromosome 7, GRCz12tu, whole genome shotgun sequence, the proteins below share one genomic window:
- the c6ast1 gene encoding six-cysteine containing astacin protease 1 precursor, with the protein MMFVLVICFLLSSFEAQSRTIEQDIISASALMERPSNFAGEELDEPSIMFGDIAVGTPLDITAPCTGQSCKWPLSSNGKVFVPYIISDEYSTQEKDVIFQGFRSLEKSTCVRFRPRTTQRDYINIEPNSGCYSFVGRRTGGQTVSLDHDGCIKLNIVQHELLHTLGFHHEHNRSDRDSHVQIVYKNIIPGQERNFDKIKTNNLETAYDYSSVMHYGRFAFSKNKEATIVPIPDSGVTIGRAKRMSSNDILRINRLYCSSK; encoded by the exons ATGATGTTCGTGTTGGTCATCTGTTTTCTGCTGAGCTCATTTGAAGCTCAGAGTCGCACTATTGAG CAAGATATTATTTCAGCGTCGGCCTTAATGGAAAGGCCGAGCAACTTTGCAG GAGAGGAACTGGACGAGCCCTCCATCATGTTCGGAGACATTGCTGTAGGCACACCATTAGATATCACAGCTCCATGCACAGGTCAGAGCTGCAAATGGCCGTTAAGCAGCAATGGAAAAGTCTTTGTGCCCTACATCATCTCTGATGAATACT CCACCCAGGAGAAGGATGTCATTTTTCAGGGCTTCAGATCTTTGGAGAAGTCGACCTGTGTTCGCTTCAGACCTCGCACAACACAGAGGGACTACATCAATATAGAGCCTAATTCAGG GTGTTACTCTTTTGTGGGTCGTCGCACTGGAGGTCAGACTGTGTCTCTGGACCATGATGGATGCATTAAACTGAACATAGTGCAGCATGAGCTGCTTCACACACTGGGCTTTCATCATGAACACAATCGCAGTGACCGCGACAGTCACGTCCAGATTGTTTATAAAAACATCATTCCTG GTCAGGAGCGCAACTTTGACAAAATCAAGACTAACAACCTGGAGACTGCGTATGACTACAGCTCTGTGATGCACTATGGAAG GTTTGCTTTCTCTAAGAACAAAGAGGCAACCATCGTCCCTATTCCTGACAGTGGCGTGACTATTGGCCGGGCTAAGAGAATGAGTTCAAATGATATTCTGCGTATTAACAGACTCTACTGCAGcagtaaataa